The Desulfovibrio legallii region AACCTGGCTGCGGCTGCGCCAATAGGCGCGGGTCACCAGCCAGTAGCCCAGGGCCGTGGCCCCCAGCATGAAGTACTGCTGGACAAAAAGGCTGTAGATGTTCAGCCAGTCCATCCAGAACAGCAGGCCCAGCAGGCCCACGGCCAGCAGAGAAAGGACCGTGCGCGTGAGCTCTGAGGAGACGGTGACGCCCACGGCGTCGTTCATGGAACGCAGCACGCGTCCCCACCAGGTCAGAAAAGCCCACAGGGCGGCCAGGGGGGCCAGCCACAGAGGCACGTCGGGCATGAGCAGCCCGCCCACATCCGGCAGTTGCAGGCAGAGGGCGGCCAACGCGCTGACGCCCAGCACCAGCAGACTTACCCGTAAATAAAAGGCGATGAGGCCGCATTCTTCCTGCCGCCGGGAAAGGGCATTATAAAAGCAGGTAGAGGTGCCCATGTCCAGAAAGCCGGAAAGCTGCTGAAAGAGATTGGTGGCAAAGCTGTAGTTGCCGTACATGCGCGGCCCCAGCGCGCGCGGCAAAATGGCTTCCATAGCCAGATAGACCGGGACGGAGGCGACATTGGCCAGCAGTTTGAAAACGTAACGGCGGGCCAGGGTGGGGGTGGCGCTTTGCATGGCCGGAAATTACCGCACTTCCGGACGGGCTACAAGGAAAACGCCGCGGGGCCGGGGCGCACGCCCATGCGGGCCGGCCAAAGCCAGGCGGCCCCTCTGCCCCCATCGCGCCCGGAAGACCCTGCGCCAGACTGCAGCAGAAATAAAATTTTTTGCGGGGTGCGCCGGAAAGGCGAATACGTTTTTTTACAGCCGCCCGCTTCCCCTGCAAAGCCCTTTTTCCCCCTCCTCGCCCTCCTCCGGAGGCAGAGGCTCGCCCAGCACGTCGGCTATGCGCCGGAGGCGCTGGACATAGCTGTGCCGGGCGCGCAGATGCCGCCGCCAAGCCAGACGCAAATCGTGGGCCTCCTGAGGCCGGGAACGCAGTTCCGCCAGGCGACGGGCAAAGTCTTCCGGGCCGCGCAGGGTAACGGGTTCCGTCAACTCACGGGGAAAGAGGTCCAGTCCTAGCGTGGCGTCGCTGAGCAGCAGGCCTCCGGCGGCCCAGACGTCAAAGTGGCGTTGGCTCAGACTGTGGGGCAACAACAGGCTGGTGACGTTGAGCACGGCCGCTGCCGTGGCGTAGAGCTGGGGCAGGCGGGTATAGTAGTCCACGGGCGGCAGCAGAGCGGCTCCGGGCAGCAGGGCCCGCCAGCCGCCGTCGCCGACCACGCGCAATTCTCCATCGGAACAGGCCCCGGCGGCCTTGAGCCAGCGCGCACGGTTGGCCTGGGAACAGCGCTCTGCACCGAGGCCCGCGCGGCGCACCTCATTGCCGGGCCAGGGACTGCGCAGCCCCAGGCTTTGCTGCCACCAAAAAAAGTTGGGACCGTCGGCCGGGCCCTGGCTTTGCTGCAGCAGGGCGGCGGCTTCTTCACCGACGGCCTGCGGCAGGCGCACGGCAGCAAAAAACCGCTCTTTTTCGGGAAAGGCCGAGCGCCCCACAAACAAAGGCGGGGCCGTGCCTTCCGGCAGGTCCGCGTCCTCCCCGCGCCACATGTGCGGGGCTGCGGCCAGGGGCAGATAGGTTACGTCCCAGGCGCCCAAGGCGCGCAGTCCGGAGATGAAGCCGGAATCGGTGACAAAAAGGTGCGCCTCGCGCCACCAGGGCAGGCGCAGGGCGGAAAGCACATGCCAGGGGTTGTCCACCAGCCAGATGGCCACGGGAATGCCCAGGGCGCGGCAGAGGTGGAAAACCCGGCCCTGTGGGTCCAGGCCGCGCAGGTTGACGGAAAGCAGCATGGCGGGCCGCCGCGCGGGCAACAGATCCCGCCAGGCCGCCAGGGCGTCCTCGGCGCGGGCGTGTCGGCCGGGCTGCAGATCCCGCCCCTGCTCCGGCCGGGGCAGATTGGTGAGCACGGGGCTGTAGCCGCAGGCCGCGCAGGCCTGACAAAGCTCGGCGTGCAGCAGCTGGTCCGCGCCGCCCGGCAGCAAAATGGGGCCGGGGCCCGTACTATCGGCAAGATCGGCGGCCGACAAGGAGTCGGGGCGTACGGCGTCCGTCTGTCTGGTCCAGGCCGGCGTGGCCGCGACGTCGCCGACGTCCGCCGAGAGCAGCGCAGCGTCCAGACGGCCCAGCAGAGGGCCCCAGAAGTCCGGGGCCAGCCGCAGACCGGGCAGGTAAAAACAGCAGCGACAGCGCGGGGCCAGGGCCGCGGCTGCGCGGGGCGAAACCTCGCGCCAGTGCGCGGGCAGCGGACGGCGGGCGGCGGCGGCCTCAGGGGCGCGCGCTTCCAGATTTTTTTGGGTGACTGCGGCCTCCAGCCAGAACACGGCGGCAGCGTCGCGCACAAAGGGCAGATCCTGCGGCCGGCCCGGCCCCAGGCCCAGCAGCAGCACGGCCGCCCCCTGGCCCCGGCATTCCCAGGCTTGCGGGCTGTGCGGCAAATGCACGTCCACGCCCGTGTGGTCGGGCAGACAGACACGGCGAGGGGCTAAGCCTGCGGCAGGACTGCGTGGAGCCATCAGTACACCACGCTGTAGGACATGACCTCTGGCCGGTGGAAGAAAAATTCCACCCGCCGGTTGGCGGCGCGGCTCTGTTCGTCCAGGCCGGGACGCAGGGGACGGGTATCGCCGTAGCTCACGGCGCGCATGCGGGTGGGCTTGACGCCATTGGTAGCCAGATAATTGACCATAGCGGCGGCGCGCGCGCCCGAAAGCTCCCAGGCCGAGGTGAAGGGCGGGCGTGTTTCAGTGGCGTCGGCGTGACCGCGCACCACCAGATAAAGATTGTACTCGTTCATGAGCTGCAGCACGGACTGCAGCACTTTGTCGCCCTGGGGCAGCAGCTCCACGCTGCCGGGCTTGAACAACACGTCGGAATTGACCCGCAGCTGCACGCCCACATCATCGGCGCTGATGCCCGAAGCGCTTTGCGGGACAGCGTCGGCCATAAGCAGTTGCTTGATTTTCTGGGCAATGGCGTAGTGGGATTTTTCCACTTCGCTGATTTTAAGGTCGCGGGTGTCGATTTTGTCTGTATTCTGAATAAAGGGATTGTTGGAAATGGGCGATGTGGAGCTGGAGTCAAAGTTGCGGTCGCCGCTGAAATAGGCGGCAAGGCCCGCCTTGGTGTCGGGCGGCACCATGCTGAGCACCCAAAGCAGCAAAAAAAAGGCCATCATGGCCGTCACAAAGTCGGCGTAAGCCACTTTCCATGCGCCGCCACCCATACTTCCTCCGTGTTGGTCATGGTCTGCCGAGCCAAGCGCGCCGTCACGCAAGGTTGCGGGGCCGGCCGCCGGCAAAACCGGAGCACGCCCGGGCGTGCCTCATGCAGGGGGGCCAGACGCAGGCCCGCCCGACTAGAGCATTTAACACTTGAAATGCTCGCTTACGGCAGGCAAAAGCCTGCCTTCTCGCATTTCGTGGCAAGGATTTTCAAGAAAATCCTTGCAGAGCAGTTAGTTCATTTCATTCACTAACTGCTCTAGCCGCTCTTGAGGCGTTCTTCCATCTCCGCAAAGGCGGGGCGGAAGGGATAGGGAATGGCCCTGCGCCCGTACTCCACGGCGATGAGCGGGGTGGAACCCCGAATGGCCGCAGCCACGGCCTCCTTGACCGAATGATAATAAAAATGTTCTTCGGCCACGTAGTTTTCCAGCTTGGAACCCATGGGACCGAACAGCCCGTAGCAGCACAAAATACCGAAAAAGGTGCCCACCAGGGCGGCCGCAATGTAGTGGCCCAGGATTTCCGGCGGCTCGTTGATTTTGCCCATAGCCAGCACCACACCCAGCACGCAGGCCACAATGCCCATGCCGGGCATGGATTCAGCCATGTGTGATACGGCGTGCGCCGGCAGAATGCCTTCTTCGCGCATGGTGTTGATGTCCACGTCCATAAGGCTGTCAATATCGGCCGGGTCGCCGGTGGTCAGGTAGACGCGCAGGGTATCGCCAATAAAATTGACCACCTTGGAATCTTTGGAAATATTGGGATATTTGCTGAAAATGGGGCTGGATTCGGGCTTTTCCACGTCGCTTTCAATGCTGATGACGCCTTCGCGGTGCATCTTGGAAAACAGGGCGTAGAGCAGGGCCAGGGTTTCCAGATAGCGCCCCTTGCTGGAGCCGGGGTCGGCAAAAAGGTGCTTGAGGCTTTTGACGATGAGCCCGAAGGTGTACTTGGTCTGCGAACCGAAAAACGCGCCCAGGCCGCAGCCCAGAATGATGATGAATTCAGCAGGCTGGAACAGCACCGCCCACTCGCCGTGGGAGAGCGTGTAGCCGGTAAACACCGAAAGCGCGACTATGACCAGACCGATAACTAGATACATACTGCCGCCTGTGGGCTCAGGGCTTGCCAGTGGTGGCCCCGCTGTCCGGGGGCTATGGGGCCGGCGTTCCGGCCCTGGGGGCCGTGTGGAGCGCGCCGGCCTTACGGGCCGATTTGTACGTCATGGTGGGCCCCGCGCGTGGAGTGCGCCGCGCCGCGTCGTTCCCGCCCCGACGAAAAATCCGCCGACGGAAACGGGACGTCTCCATTCTTAACGTCACAGTGTCTAAAATATTTAGTCCATATACACAAAAAGGCAAGACAATAGAAAATTCTTTTTTCGCAAAGGATTATCTGCCCAGCAGCCGACGCAGCAGTCCGCCCGCGTCTTTGACGGCCTCGCCGCCGGCTTTGCCCGCCTTGCCGCCCGTGTCCAGCAATGCGCCGGGCAGTTTGACGGCCATGTCCAGGGCAAAGCGAGGGTCCACGCCGTAGCTCAGATGCTGCAATGGCCCCTTGACCACCACCGGCACGCTCAGGCCCAAGGTGCGCACTTCGGCTTCGGCCTCCAGATACTGGCGCGGCAGGCTGAGACGGGCCTCGCCCCTGGCGTTGAAATCCGTGGCCGTGACAGTGACGGGCCGGGCGGTCAGCTGCCCGTTCTTGACCGTAAAAGGCGCGCGCACCAGGTCAAAGGTTTCCGGTACCAGGGCCCGTTTGCCGGTAAGGCCGGGAATGGGCTGGGACGCGGCGGCGCCGGGGCGCAGACGGCGGATTTCCAGCAGGCCGTCGCCCGTAAGGCTGCTGTTCAGGGCCGCCGCTGAAGCGCAGTGGCCGCGCAGGTCCAGGCGCAAATCCGCCAGCCCGTCCACCGATGTTCCTTTGCCAAGGGCTTCCAGCAGCGGGCCCAGACGCACCTGAGCGGCTGTGCCCTTGAGGGCGCAGCGCTGGTCCGGCACGTCCACGCTGCCCGTGGCCCGCAGCGTGCCGCCGGTGTCCAGCATTCCGGCGGCCTCGGCGATGTCATAGCGCCCGGCGCTCCCCTTGAGGGCCAGCCGCACGGCGTGCAGCGTCAGCGCCTCGTAGCGCAGGCGCTCCACCGCCAGGTTGAGGTCCAGGCCGGGCAGGGTCGAGCGCTGGGGCGTGGGGGGGGCGGCCGGAGCGGCGGCGACGCTTTGTGCCTTATCGTTGCCGTCAGCGGTCTGGGGCGCGGCGGGCCCGGCAGCGGCGGGCAGAGTCTTCAGGTCCAGGGTGTCCGCGCGCAGGTCGGCCTTGAGGTCCGCCGGGCCTGCGTCCGGCAGAGTCAGGCGCGCCGTGCCCGTAAGGGTAGCCGCGTCCCAGCGCGCCTTCAAATCATTGATGGTCAGAACGTGGGGGGCGTAGGCTATGCGGGCCGCAGCTGTAAGCGCGTCCTTGTCGCCTGCGGACGCAGGCTTAAAGGTCCGTCCCCAGAGCGCTGCCAGGGCACGCGGCGCGGCTTCAACGGTAACGTCCACGTTGGCGGCAAGCGGCGTCAGCCGCACATTGCCGCGGGCCTCCGCGTGGGCCTGGGGTGTGGTCAGCCGGGCCTTGTCCAGCCGCAACAGGGGGCCGGCCGCATCCAGAGGCAGCAGCGCGCCTTCCACGGCCAGCTGCAGGGGGCCCGCTTTTTCCGGCAGGGGGCCGCCCAAGGGCGTCACGGTGACGGAAGCCTGCCGGAAAAGCAGCTGGGGCGGGGCATAGCTCAGCTTGGCCGAAAGGGCCAGGGTTCCGGTCAGGGCTGCGGCAGGCCTTGCCGCGGCGGTTTCTTCGGGCGGAGCCGTACTGCCGCTCCCAACGGCGGTAGGCTCAGACCCGCCCACAGCCTGTTGCGACAGACTGAAAACAAAGTCGCACTGCAAGGTAGCCTCTTGGCCTTGGCGCAGATTTTCCAGCGAAAAATTGATGCTGTCAATTTGGGCCGTCCGCCCGGCGGCGTCGGTCCAGAGCACGCTGCCCTGGCGCAGTACCAGGCGGTCCAGCTCCACCGGCAGCGCGCCGGGCTGCTCTCTGGCGGCCTGTGGAGCAGCTGCGGGCGCAAGGCTCGTCTCATGAGGCGCGCGCGCCGCAAAAGCGGTGGCGTCCAGGCGCAGCACGGGGTTGTCCAGGCGCACTTCCCGCACCACCACCTTGCCGGCGAGCAGGGCGGCCCACTCCAGCTGGGCCATGCCGCCCTTGACAGTCAGCGTGGGGCCGCGGGCGGCCCGCGACGCTTCATCAGCCTTGGCGGCGGCCGGGTCGGCCCCCCAGCGGGCCGCGCCGAAACGCACGCCGGGCGGGAAAAAAGCGATGTGCGGCGCACTGGCAAAAACCAGCGGCTGCCCCGTGGCCTGGGCCGTGGCTGCAGCAATGCGGCGCACCACAAAGTCGGTGTCCACCCGGCCCAGCAGCACGGCCCCCGCGGCCCCCAAGAGTATGATGAGCGCCAGTACGGCGAGCAGAACCCTTCGCATCCCGTCTCCCTGGGCCGCCGGTTCCGTCCGCCGCAAGCGCGAACAGTTACCGGCAGCATTCTGAGTATACGGGATGCGTCCCGGTTAGGCAAGGCGCGGGGCAGGCCCGCCACAGGGGCGCAAACGCCGCGCCTCTGCGCTGTGGCACGTCAAGGAGCCGTTCCGGCAGTTCTGCGAATGTATATTCTTTAAATTGCCGGACGCTACAGGGCTTTACGGCGGACCCAGACGTGGCGGACGGCCAGGGCCGCCCAGGCCGCGCCGGCCAGCACATGCAGCCGCCCCGCTCCGGCCAGGCCGGCGGTCAGACAGACGGCAGCGGTTCCCAGCAGGGCGCGGACTTCAACCTTGCGCTGCGGGACGCCGCAAATGACAACGCGACCGTTTTTATCCCTGCTGCAGAGCGGCGCAGGGCTGCCCTGGCGGACTTCCGCCCGGGCGCGGGACCGGCGCAGGGCGCGCTTTGCCGCCCGTTCCGCGGCAACCACTTCAGCCACGGGCCTGCGCAGATCGGGCAGGGCGGCTTCTAGAGCGGCGCAGACGGCGGGGAAATCCGCCTCTGGACGCAGCAGCAGCAAAAGCGAGGCCGCCCCGGGCCGCACTTCCAGCACGCCGGGCTGCCCCAGGGCCAGATCGCGCGCCGCAGCGCGCCTGGCGGCGTCGGCCAGAACAGGGTGGCGCAGCCGCGCCCGGCCTTCCATCACATGCGCCACATACGGGCGTTCCAAAGCCTCTTTCATGACATCTCCTTGACGTTCGCGCCGCTACCCGAAAACCGTCGGCCCACCCGGAGGACGCGAAGAGTGCGTTGAAATTGATTTTCTTTTCTCTTGACACAAGTCCGACATGAGGGCAAGCTGCTTGGCGAGCCGTGCCCCTGGCGGGCAGCACCGCCATGACTTCCGCGTTCGGGCGGCGTCGCGGAGCGGGCCGGCGCGGGGCAACACGTCGCTTTGGGCATTTTATCAAGTGAGTACACGCATGAGCCAGATTGTCAATCTGCGTCAGATGCAGGTGGGCCAGCAGGGCAAGATCGCCGCTGTGGAAGCCCTGGGCGAAATGAACCGTCGCATCCGCGACATGGGCCTCATCCCCGGCACCACGGTTTCCATAGTGGGCCGCGCGCCCCTCAAAGACCCCGTGGCCCTGCGCCTTTCGGGCGTCACTATTTCGCTGCGCAACAGTGAGGCCGACTACATCAAGGTTGACCTCTCCGGTGCTGCCGGCTAATTTGACACAGCAGGGGTTCCTTCCCCTCCCGTAGTCCTCGGATTCCGTACTGCGGGAGGGCGCAGGCGAATCCCCGACGCCGTAGCCATCCCTTGCGGGACGGAAGCATCAGGCGTCGGGGCGTCTGTTGTGTTGTCCCTCAGAACCGCGTTTGGGGTCTGCTTCAAGGCGATGTTCGCCGTACGGTCTGCCGGGGCGCAGTTCGTTGGCTTACGACCGTCATTGAGGTTTTGTCACTGTAATGCCAGGAGATTTTATCATGAATAATGGCTGGAAGTATGCGCTGTGGTTTGTGGGCGGCGTGGTCGTGGGTGCTGTGGGCGCTGTGGCCGTGTCGCGCGGCAAGGTGAATTTTAAACCTCTGGCCACGGACCTCCTCAGCCGGGGCATAGACGTCAAGGACGCCCTCATGAGCAAGGTGGAGGCCCTTAAGGAAGATGTGGAAGATCTGACCGCCGAGGCGCGCCAGGCTTCCGAAAAACGTAAGACGTCCGCCAAGGACGCCGCCAAGGCGTAGGCGGACCGCGCATGCGTTTCTACATTGTCCATGAACTGCGTGGCCTTGCCACGCCCGCTTCCGGCAGAATGCGCGTGCGCGCTTCTTCCCCTCTTGCTCCGGCCAGCGGCGCGGCTCTGGCCGGAGCCCTGGCCACCCTGCCCGGCATTGAGGACGTGCGCTGCAACCCCGTTACGGGCAGCCTGCTGCTGTTCTATGCCAATGACAAAGCCCGCACCGATGCCCTGACCCTGCTGGTGGGCGCGGCCGCATCTTACGACAGCCTGGATATCCCCCAGGGACCGGACGAAGGCGAGCTCACCCCCGTGCAAGGGCTCATGCCTCTGTTCCGCTATATTTTTGTACGCCCTCTGCTGCCCTTTGCCCTGCGCATCGTTACCGCCGTGGCCGCGGCCGTACCCTTTCTCTGCAAAGGGGTAGGCGCATTGCTGCACGGCCGGCTCAGCGTGGACGTGCTGGACGCGGCCGCCATCGGGGCTTCGCTCGTCATGCGCGACTTCCGCACGGTGAGCATGCTCACCGTACTGCTGGGCCTGGGCGAAACCCTGGAATACTGGACCCGTCGCCGCTCCATGGCCACGCTCACCGAAAGTCTGGCCCTCAATGTAGAAAACGTCTGGCTGCTGGTGGACGGCACGGAAGTTTCCGTACCCCTCTCCCAGGTACGCGAAGGCGACCTGGTGGTGGTGCGCGATGGCGGTTCCATCCCCGTGGACGGCGAAGTGGTGGAAGGCTGCGCCCTGGTGAACCAGTCCTCCATGACCGGTGAACCCTTGGGCGTGCGCCGCACGCCGGGAGCCACGGTCTACGCCGGCACCGCCGTGGAGGAAGGCCGCCTGGTCATCCGCGCCAAAAGCGTGGGCGACGGCACTCGCCTGCGTCAGGTCGTCAGATTTATTGAAGAATCAGAAGCCCTCAAGGCCGGCATCCAGGGCAAATACGAACGCC contains the following coding sequences:
- a CDS encoding glycosyltransferase family protein; protein product: MAPRSPAAGLAPRRVCLPDHTGVDVHLPHSPQAWECRGQGAAVLLLGLGPGRPQDLPFVRDAAAVFWLEAAVTQKNLEARAPEAAAARRPLPAHWREVSPRAAAALAPRCRCCFYLPGLRLAPDFWGPLLGRLDAALLSADVGDVAATPAWTRQTDAVRPDSLSAADLADSTGPGPILLPGGADQLLHAELCQACAACGYSPVLTNLPRPEQGRDLQPGRHARAEDALAAWRDLLPARRPAMLLSVNLRGLDPQGRVFHLCRALGIPVAIWLVDNPWHVLSALRLPWWREAHLFVTDSGFISGLRALGAWDVTYLPLAAAPHMWRGEDADLPEGTAPPLFVGRSAFPEKERFFAAVRLPQAVGEEAAALLQQSQGPADGPNFFWWQQSLGLRSPWPGNEVRRAGLGAERCSQANRARWLKAAGACSDGELRVVGDGGWRALLPGAALLPPVDYYTRLPQLYATAAAVLNVTSLLLPHSLSQRHFDVWAAGGLLLSDATLGLDLFPRELTEPVTLRGPEDFARRLAELRSRPQEAHDLRLAWRRHLRARHSYVQRLRRIADVLGEPLPPEEGEEGEKGLCRGSGRL
- a CDS encoding OmpA/MotB family protein, with translation MRDGALGSADHDQHGGSMGGGAWKVAYADFVTAMMAFFLLLWVLSMVPPDTKAGLAAYFSGDRNFDSSSTSPISNNPFIQNTDKIDTRDLKISEVEKSHYAIAQKIKQLLMADAVPQSASGISADDVGVQLRVNSDVLFKPGSVELLPQGDKVLQSVLQLMNEYNLYLVVRGHADATETRPPFTSAWELSGARAAAMVNYLATNGVKPTRMRAVSYGDTRPLRPGLDEQSRAANRRVEFFFHRPEVMSYSVVY
- the motA gene encoding flagellar motor stator protein MotA, which produces MYLVIGLVIVALSVFTGYTLSHGEWAVLFQPAEFIIILGCGLGAFFGSQTKYTFGLIVKSLKHLFADPGSSKGRYLETLALLYALFSKMHREGVISIESDVEKPESSPIFSKYPNISKDSKVVNFIGDTLRVYLTTGDPADIDSLMDVDINTMREEGILPAHAVSHMAESMPGMGIVACVLGVVLAMGKINEPPEILGHYIAAALVGTFFGILCCYGLFGPMGSKLENYVAEEHFYYHSVKEAVAAAIRGSTPLIAVEYGRRAIPYPFRPAFAEMEERLKSG
- a CDS encoding AsmA family protein, translating into MRRVLLAVLALIILLGAAGAVLLGRVDTDFVVRRIAAATAQATGQPLVFASAPHIAFFPPGVRFGAARWGADPAAAKADEASRAARGPTLTVKGGMAQLEWAALLAGKVVVREVRLDNPVLRLDATAFAARAPHETSLAPAAAPQAAREQPGALPVELDRLVLRQGSVLWTDAAGRTAQIDSINFSLENLRQGQEATLQCDFVFSLSQQAVGGSEPTAVGSGSTAPPEETAAARPAAALTGTLALSAKLSYAPPQLLFRQASVTVTPLGGPLPEKAGPLQLAVEGALLPLDAAGPLLRLDKARLTTPQAHAEARGNVRLTPLAANVDVTVEAAPRALAALWGRTFKPASAGDKDALTAAARIAYAPHVLTINDLKARWDAATLTGTARLTLPDAGPADLKADLRADTLDLKTLPAAAGPAAPQTADGNDKAQSVAAAPAAPPTPQRSTLPGLDLNLAVERLRYEALTLHAVRLALKGSAGRYDIAEAAGMLDTGGTLRATGSVDVPDQRCALKGTAAQVRLGPLLEALGKGTSVDGLADLRLDLRGHCASAAALNSSLTGDGLLEIRRLRPGAAASQPIPGLTGKRALVPETFDLVRAPFTVKNGQLTARPVTVTATDFNARGEARLSLPRQYLEAEAEVRTLGLSVPVVVKGPLQHLSYGVDPRFALDMAVKLPGALLDTGGKAGKAGGEAVKDAGGLLRRLLGR
- a CDS encoding FeoA family protein — translated: MSQIVNLRQMQVGQQGKIAAVEALGEMNRRIRDMGLIPGTTVSIVGRAPLKDPVALRLSGVTISLRNSEADYIKVDLSGAAG